ATGCCCCAGGCTCCCCTGGTGGGCTCCCCAGCTTGTTAGAAACTGCAGCCCCCTCCGGGCCTTCGCCCCATTTCAAACGCGCCAGGCCTACAGGGACCACCCCAGATGCTGCACTCTGGGGAGGGCTAGAATGAGAGGGGGTGGactccggactcctgggttctatttctgtgGCCTGGGCCgactcccttcccagctctgctgcagcgcACCCTAGTGGCTGGGGTAAGGACACCGGACACTGCCTCTGGTCTCGCTGGACATGGGCCCCCGTGCGCCGCACCCGGCTCTCTCTCGCCCCCGCGCGCTGGGCCTTGGCAgcaggggtaggggcagggcggtGGAGCTCCACCCCCCCCCAGTAACACGCTGCCTGTCTTCCCCAGGAGAGGTTTGCCCCCCACGAAGGAATGAGGCCCATGCGGGCCGTCTTCACACGGGAAGGACACATCTTTACCACGGGCTTTACCCGCATGAGCCAGCGGGAGCTGGGCTTGTGGGACCCGGTAACACCACTGCATGGGGTGCTCGTCTGGGACTTGGGCATCATCACCCCACACCCCATGAGCAGCTACCAGAGCCATGGCAGCTGGCCTCTGCGGGAGGGgtaggagggggcaggaggcttATTCTCTGAGGGACGGAGGGGGCTAGTCATTAACCCTGTGAGGGCCACACCTGGGATGCAGCGTGGGCACAGCTCACAGCCTGCCACGGGTAACGTCCCTGCATCCCCCCATTAGCGGCATTCTGGATGGCACAGCGGGGTTCCTGGGGGAGAGGCTGGCTCCCCCAGTCCCAACCCCACACTGAGCCCTCCCGGCAGATTGGTTTCAGCAGCTGGCAGTTCTCGAGCCAAGGCAGGCCCAGCTCCTTCGAAGGGCCAGGGGtcagagctgtggggtggggaacaCAAACCCAGGGGCCTTGGGAAGCAGCAACGGGGCTAGtctgagtgctggggggagggggtgcccaTCGTTTGCATCTGTTTGGAGCAGGACACTATTCTCTTGAGTCACAGGCACAGCAGGGGCAGAGCAGTCCCGTAGGGATGATGCCAAGTTCCCAGGGCTTGGAGTGATGTGAATTtgcatgggatggggaggggggagagtggAGAGGACTAGAACTGCAGTGCATGCTGAGAGTGTGGGAGCAAGACTGTCCAGgtgtgggctggggggcagaTGCTCCTGGGATGGGAAAACTCATCCTGCcggcggggaggggggatggaggagcagagctggcttGGTCAGACCGGGGGTTGGGGGCACAGGTGctccttggggaaggggagggagggcagggcctgtcctGTGGGGCACTGGGAATGCTCAcaggcagcccccaccccctaggctgcccctgctgctgtggCGGGGGCACCGGGAcacagctctctggggcaggggtgagcctggccgaggggcaggagggtgaatAGCAGAGGCAGGCCAGGGAGGGCAGAGCGGGCTGGCCCCATGGCTGGCTGGCCCCACTGGCTACCCTCGTACATGGCTGGGAGGAGATGAAGGGAGAACCGGGCCAGCCGCCAAGAGGCAGAGCTGTCCCCTGCTTGGTGCCAGGGACCCGAAGGGGATGGGCCTGCCCCGGGCCTGGGTTactaacgtgtgtgtgtgtgtgtgtgtgtgtgtgtgtggctaacGAGCTCGGGCCACCCTGCCACCCCTCACccgtgctccctcctcccccgcaggaAAACTTTGAGGAGCCGATCGCGCTGCAGGAGATGGACACCAGCAACGGGGTGCTGCTCCCCTTCTACGACCCCGACTCCAGCATCGTCTACCTGTGCGGCAAGGTAACGGTGCACCAGGCCGGCCCTGACACAGCCCGGTGCCCTGagtggctgggggttgggggcggGTACCCTGGGCAAATCCGCACCCAGTGCCCTGCCAGCATGCAGGGCATTACCCTTCCCTTGTGCCATCGGGTCCCTTTTCCTCCCcatgggctgtggggagcagcgGGGCCGTGCGGGATGCTATGGCCGAGCGCTGATGCCCCTGCCTGTGCCCACCCACAGGGCGACAGCAGCATCCGCTACTTCGAGATCACGGCTGAGGCTCCCTACGTGCACTACCTGAGCACGTACAGCAGCAAGGAGCCGCAGCGCGGCATGGGCTTCATGCCAAAGCGGGGCCTGGATGTCAGCAAGTGCGAGATCGCCAGGTGAGGGGGCCGGGGAGGCACGGCTCACGCTAGCTACTGCCCCACAAGTCCTTGGATCCCACCCATGGTAGGTCATGCGGGACCTCAGTCCCTGTCAGTTCTAAGCCCTGGGAGTGTCTCCATGCCCTGCCCATAACCCTCAGGGGGCCTGCTGGCAGGGTGGGGACTGGGCCCTGGCACAGACTtgggggagtgcggggagggccagTCACTGCTCCCTgccatgggggaaggggctgggccttggggggctctggaggggagggcGGGCCATtgcaagggagtgggggctaggcTGTGGGAAGGTCGGGGGGCTCCAAGCCAGGCCTGTAACCACATCCCCCATTTACCCAGGTTCTTCAAGCTGCATGAGCGGAAGTGTGAGCCCATCGTCATGACTGTGCCGCGGAAGGTGAGTCCTGGGGGaacccccagcccctgcttccATGGGCCCTGCGCccttgtcacagagtgtgggggagtcaaggccctgcacccccacttcctgcgattcaccaggactctcagccagccagtaacacacaGGTTCATGTAGACggcaggaacacagtccaagacaggtcttgccggtacaaacaacaggacccccttggttaggtccatctgggggccccagggaggccacagtcccgttgggaagcccaagccccgtcgAGGGAcccccctccatttcccagccagctccaaactgaaactccctccagcctctcactcagcctcgccccggctcctcccccagcctttgtccagtgtcccgggcagaggtgtcacctgccCTCCAACCCTcgtcctgggttctcatgttacgtGCTCAGGTGTCCTCCCTTCCCCACGACCGGCAGTCCCAGCACAaccccctgcaaccttcccactCAGCATTGACAGAACACAgccagaacattcccacttcctcACAGCCCTGGTGGCCGGGGCTCCTGGGACATGGGGAGAGGCGGGCTAGAGGGGTCTAGGCTGTGTGGTGGGGAAGATGTGGCACTAGGCTGTGGGGCACGGGGAAGGGCGGGGTAGACGGGGTGCcaggctgtggggagtggggaagggtaGACAGGGCACTAGGCTGTGGGGTGGATTCAATGGGGcgcagggaggggtggggttgaTGAGGCGCTAGACTATGGGGCGGGGTCGATGGGGGAGGAGCGGGGTAGACGGGGTGCTAGGCTGTGGGGCGGGGTAGACAGGGCgcggggaggggtggggttgaTGTGGCGCTAGGCTTTGGGGCAGGGTCGATGGGGAAGGAGCGGGGTAGATGGGGCGCTAGGCTATGGGGCAGGGTCGATGGGGCGCAGGGAAGGGCAGGGTTGACGTGCTAGGCTATGGGGCGGGGTAGATGGGccatggggaggggtggggtcaatggggaaggagcagggtagACGGGGTGCTAGGCTGTGGGGCGGGttcaatggggtggggggggcgggatCGATGTGGCGCTAGGCTATGGGATGGGGTcgatggggggcagggaagggcagggTTGATGTGGCGCTAGGCTATGGGGCGGGGTCGATGGGCAGGGAAGGCCAGGGTTGATGTGGCGCTAGGCTATGGGGCGGGATTGATGTGGCGCTAGGCTATGGGGCGGGTTCGATGGGGCGCGGGGAGGGGCGGGGTTGATGTGGCGCTAGGCTATGGGATGGGGTCGATGGGGCACAGGGAGGCGGCCCAAGGCCTGGCGCTCTCACCggcccctctgctccctccagtCAGACCTGTTCCAGGACGACCTGTACCCCGACACACCCGGCCCCGAGCCGGCACTCGAGGCAGCCGAGTGGCTGGCGGGGAAGGACGCGGAGCCCATCCTCGTCTCGCTGCGGGATGGCTACGTGCCTCTCAAGAACCGTGAGCTCAAGGTTACCAGGAAGAACATCCTGGACAACAAACCTCCCATGGTGCCGCGCCGCAGCCACTCCACCTGCGATGCCAATTTCTCGGTGAGTGCCTGGGCGGGCGCCCCCCCTTAAGGCCTGCCAAGCACCCCACCAGGCTCACCCGGGACTGAGGGGCGGGTCCCCCAGGGGACGGTTCTTTCTGACCCCTcttggcaggggtgggaggggaccccagggctgctgagccaGGCACCGTAGGACAGCCTGGGCCCTTGGCTTCCCTCTAAACTATCCAGGTGGGTAACAGTCTACTCTCGCTGCTGCCTGGGGGAGTCACTGCTTAAGGCTGGGGCTCAGGTTCCTGCCATGCCGGGCCACTGACTCTTGTCTTGTTTAGCTGGAGGGCAGGGGGTTTTCTTTAGCTTGCTGACAGCCCCtctctgggaccctcctgccaGAGTGGGGAGCCATGGGGGCCCTGCCATGGCCCTGGCAGCTCTTCTTGGGGCTCGGGTGGCTCTAGAGCCCTGTGGAAGGGCTGTGCTGCCCATGTGCACAGCTCAGATTAGGATGAGACAGGGTaactggctgggggtgggagagaaggacCAGGGCCCCCCCACAACTCCCGAGAGGTGGACCCACCTCTGACCCTTGCCCCTGCTCGCCACCTTGCAGCGGCCCAGCCTGGAGGATCTGCTGGAGGAGATCCGATCCCTGCGACAGACTGTCCAAGCGCAGGAGAAGCGCATCTCTGACCTGGAGAACAAACTCTGCAAATTCACCAACGGCACAGCCTAGCGGCCCCCACATCGCAGCCCCCAGCAGACCTAGCCTTATTGACAGGACTAAATCCAACccccaggggaggagctgggagacgTGTTTTACCCTGGCCCCGGA
The genomic region above belongs to Chelonoidis abingdonii isolate Lonesome George chromosome 20, CheloAbing_2.0, whole genome shotgun sequence and contains:
- the CORO6 gene encoding coronin-6 isoform X4, whose amino-acid sequence is MPQAPLENFEEPIALQEMDTSNGVLLPFYDPDSSIVYLCGKGDSSIRYFEITAEAPYVHYLSTYSSKEPQRGMGFMPKRGLDVSKCEIARFFKLHERKCEPIVMTVPRKSDLFQDDLYPDTPGPEPALEAAEWLAGKDAEPILVSLRDGYVPLKNRELKVTRKNILDNKPPMVPRRSHSTCDANFSRPSLEDLLEEIRSLRQTVQAQEKRISDLENKLCKFTNGTA
- the CORO6 gene encoding coronin-6 isoform X1 — translated: MSRRVVRQSKFRHVFGQPVKADQMYEDIRVSKVTWDSSFCAVNPKFVAIIVESGGGGAFMVLPLAKTGRVDKNYPLVTGHTAPVLDIDWCPHNDNVIASASEDTTVMVWQIPDYVPMRNITEPIVTLEGHSKRVGIITWHPTARNVLLSAGGDNLLILWNVGTGEMLLTLGDMHSDLIYNVCWNRTGSLLVTTCKDKHVRVIDPRKQQVVAERFAPHEGMRPMRAVFTREGHIFTTGFTRMSQRELGLWDPENFEEPIALQEMDTSNGVLLPFYDPDSSIVYLCGKGDSSIRYFEITAEAPYVHYLSTYSSKEPQRGMGFMPKRGLDVSKCEIARFFKLHERKCEPIVMTVPRKSDLFQDDLYPDTPGPEPALEAAEWLAGKDAEPILVSLRDGYVPLKNRELKVTRKNILDNKPPMVPRRSHSTCDANFSRPSLEDLLEEIRSLRQTVQAQEKRISDLENKLCKFTNGTA
- the CORO6 gene encoding coronin-6 isoform X3, encoding MSRRVVRQSKFRHVFGQPVKADQMYEDIRVSKVTWDSSFCAVNPKFVAIIVESGGGGAFMVLPLAKTGRVDKNYPLVTGHTAPVLDIDWCPHNDNVIASASEDTTVMVWQIPDYVPMRNITEPIVTLEGHSKRVGIITWHPTARNVLLSAGGDNLLILWNVGTGEMLLTLGDMHSDLIYNVCWNRTGSLLVTTCKDKHVRVIDPRKQQVVAENFEEPIALQEMDTSNGVLLPFYDPDSSIVYLCGKGDSSIRYFEITAEAPYVHYLSTYSSKEPQRGMGFMPKRGLDVSKCEIARFFKLHERKCEPIVMTVPRKSDLFQDDLYPDTPGPEPALEAAEWLAGKDAEPILVSLRDGYVPLKNRELKVTRKNILDNKPPMVPRRSHSTCDANFSRPSLEDLLEEIRSLRQTVQAQEKRISDLENKLCKFTNGTA